In Spirosoma pollinicola, the genomic window TTTCATAGCGGTTCGTTTGCTTAACCCGCCGGGTTACGTTTACTCGCTCGGGGGCGGAATTAGCCTGCACATTCCCCGGCAAAATACCTGTTAACGCACCAATTACTTTCACGTCGGTCGGGCTCACCGTTTCTCCGCCAAACTCGCGACCGGCACCAAATTTAAAAAACCAGCTTGATGCCACTGGCGACACCCGCCCGTATTCACTTTTATGCATGTCAATCACCGCATTGAACGCCTGAACGGCTTCGTTCACCACGACAGGAAATGCATTTTGGCGATTTTCGTAGGTGTCGGGATGCAGAACAATCAGAAAGTGCGCGTTGAATAGCATACTCGACCCAACAGACTCGCGCTGGATAGAATCGTCGAAACTGGCTACCAGTTCGTCCAGTATACGTTTGTTTGTGACGGTAGTAGCCGGGCTGGTATCCGTTTGGCTGGATGGAATAATCAGGTTACTCAATTTTCCGAGCCAACCACCGGGTTGATTTGCCATGTATAGACGAGTTAGGGAGGAGTTTTATTCTTATAAACGTCAACAATATCGTCTTTCTTTGGTTTGGTTCGGGGTATTTTTAATTTAAAAGGTTTTGCCCCTATTCAATGTAATTCAGTATCATTACCAATCTGCTTGCCCGTGTGGTGGCGGCTCCCTTGCCCTCCGGTGTTATCCGGCAAGACTAAATTCCGGAGCTGAATGTCAGGTTGGGCGAGGCAACCGCGGGATGAATTGACGATTGAAGTGAGCTAGTGAATTCGAATCGGTTGGGCCATGAAAAAATGTGTTCATGTTGGTGTGTCTGCGCTCCTTTTTGATCCGATTGAACAAGGCATTAATTGCTTCCTTTTCTTCGTCCAGTATCTGAATAATACGCCCGCTAAGGCAAAGCAAAGTTGCCGGAATAATGCCAAAACAGGCATCGTCCCGGCGACTTTGCAGAAGAAGAGTAGCCAGTTCGATCTCCAGGAGCAACTCGATTGAGGTACTTACGTAAACAACACAATAATCCAGTAATCTGTATCAGTACTTGCCTATTACCACGGTTTGGCCATACCGACCGTTGGCATTGAATGCTTTAAATTTAATTGTGCCGGTGCTGGAAACG contains:
- a CDS encoding BLUF domain-containing protein — encoded protein: MDYCVVYVSTSIELLLEIELATLLLQSRRDDACFGIIPATLLCLSGRIIQILDEEKEAINALFNRIKKERRHTNMNTFFHGPTDSNSLAHFNRQFIPRLPRPT